One window of Dendropsophus ebraccatus isolate aDenEbr1 chromosome 13, aDenEbr1.pat, whole genome shotgun sequence genomic DNA carries:
- the ENSA gene encoding alpha-endosulfine, with translation MSEKYEGDVQFEETGEEKQDSQEKEAVTPEKAEEQKLKAKYPNLGQKPGGSDFLMKRLQKGQKYFDSGDYNMAKAKMKNKQLPCAGPDKNLVTGDHIPTPQDLPQRKSSLVTSKLAG, from the exons ATGTCGGAGAAGTACGAAGGGGACGTGCAATTCGAGGAGACTGGCGAGGAGAAGCAG GACTCCCAGGAGAAGGAGGCGGTGACACCGGAAAAGGCAGAGGAACAGAAGCTGAAGGCCAAATACCCTAATTTAGGGCAGAAGCCAGGAGGCTCCGATTTCCTTATGAAGAGGCTTCAGAAAGGG CAAAAGTACTTTGATTCGGGTGACTACAACATGGCCAAGGCCAAGATGAAGAACAAGCAGCTGCCCTGTGCCGGGCCGGATAAAAACCTTGTAACTGGTGACCACATCCCCACGCCGCAGGATCTTCCGCAGAGGAAATCGTCACTTGTTACCAGCAAGCTAGCAGGGTAG